A genomic window from Pecten maximus chromosome 6, xPecMax1.1, whole genome shotgun sequence includes:
- the LOC117330197 gene encoding proton-coupled amino acid transporter 3-like, translating into MAPVGYNDTANSETEQSEKEENLSDLQGLMMLIPYYIGLGFLGLPYMVKLLGLWTGLGGLLIYGFLNEVCILILVDCAQRLTKRTGERFGDIVRVAEMSMTLGPPWLRPHAGKYKLMVQISLLLNHFLFLADMLSLMSMFAQDYICRDLPGVSTRVAKPASYLTFTTFANDVMFTLDGASGVLPIRHLMKTTKHFDGWNGVLGVALMFVTSFHAACGFYGYLKFGEMTHVMYLLNLPLNNWYTY; encoded by the exons ATGGCGCCAGTGGG ATACAACGACACTGCTAACTCCGAAACAGAGCAGTCGGAAAAGGAAGAAAATTTAAG TGACCTTCAAGGACTGATGATGCTGATCCCGTACTACATCGGCTTAGGGTTTCTTGGATTGCCTTATATGGTCAAGCTTCTAGGCTTATGG ACTGGACTGGGTGGCCTTTTGATCTACGGATTCCTCAATGAAGTTTGCATACTGATACTTGTAGACTGTGCACAACGTCTGACGAAGAG AACTGGAGAGAGATTTGGTGACATCGTGAGAGTGGCTGAGATGAGCATGACGCTGGGCCCTCCATGGTTACGGCCTCACGCTGGAAAATACAA ATTAATGGTTCAGATTTCATTATTACTAAACCACTTCCTGTTCCTCGCGGATATGCTGTCCCTGATGTCAATGTTTGCGCAGGAC TATATATGCCGAGATCTCCCGGGTGTTAGCACGAGAGTAGCTAAACCTGCGAGTTATCTAACATTCACAACTTTTGCTAATGACGTCATGTTCACGCTAGATGGCGCCAGTGGG GTACTACCAATACGACACCTAATGAAGACAACCAAACACTTTGATGGATGGAACGGAGTACTGGGTGTAGCTCTGATGTTTGTTACGTCTTTCCATGCCGCTTGTGGATTTTATGGCTATCTCAAGTTTGGAGAGATGACACACGTGATGTATCTGCTTAACCTTCCGCTCAATAACTGGTAcacttactga
- the LOC117329845 gene encoding tripartite motif-containing protein 2-like, producing the protein MVVQKVSSLGQNVGEEARGLSMYSSILESEEYLRCGLCWEVPAQTVTLKCAHTFCKWCLKNGSNAGQDIDGGVSCPVCGVNDTMTHGQTEDGSTLVGENGNDRNCDLCEENRLAEARCLECREWMCSFCHQSHKRSKASKHHNITMLEDVHTDEGDFSESRCASHNEDLAYFCRPCNMAVCKLCRTSDHRGHRTRPVKVIVGDKRRQLEEKVDSVRNGYLRVLERKLAEIPKQIGAIKENAENVVVDIIQRSECIKDQIDVIKAEMIKDVHSKESLGLARLENFRTELEKELLAVSESIKRTQQILKQGTDVEIVSISKISHELLDSLESGRSLPKLQKLDVAFETGDLALDMLRNGFGHCSTRNSGFSWSRSVSMCQGHPQDVQINLLSEFHCPVVADEDNDDDFVNESVQAMTPLSGEQIAVCYGCESDRVVFMDGKGHATSSLRVGVMIDDLVQRNDHSVVMTCFQDRSIRAIEDNGNVRELVSTEHYPRGLAVASDGSLLVCLMDQYSTSVTKTSKRMVARLNSQGQQVQAYEYTDGNKRLFTRPYRVVENINGDICVTDKTSMGSGRVVVLDSLGNLRFIYDGRSASAGERPFSPCGIVCDSYGRLLIADTNNHCVHIVDKHGQFVSFLLRKEDGITCPTSLVLNGEGKLWVGNENGQVKVYQYL; encoded by the coding sequence ATGGTTGTACAAAAAGTGTCTTCGTTAGGCCAGAATGTGGGCGAGGAGGCACGTGGACTTAGCATGTACAGCTCCATTCTCGAGTCTGAAGAGTACCTAAGATGTGGTTTGTGTTGGGAGGTTCCTGCACAAACTGTAACTCTCAAATGTGCTCACACATTTTGTAAGTGGTGTCTCAAAAACGGGTCGAATGCCGGTCAAGATATAGACGGCGGTGTTTCCTGTCCGGTTTGTGGGGTCAATGACACTATGACACATGGTCAGACAGAAGACGGGTCCACATTGGTGGGCGAAAATGGGAATGACCGAAACTGTGACCTGTGCGAGGAGAATCGACTTGCCGAGGCCAGATGTTTGGAATGTCGAGAGTGGATGTGTAGTTTTTGCCATCAGTCACACAAGCGAAGCAAAGCCTCAAAGCACCATAACATCACAATGCTGGAAGATGTCCATACCGACGAAGGTGATTTTTCGGAAAGCAGGTGTGCCAGCCATAATGAAGATCTAGCCTACTTCTGTCGGCCTTGTAACATGGCCGTGTGTAAATTATGTCGTACAAGTGACCATCGAGGACACAGGACACGACCTGTTAAAGTAATTGTTGGGGACAAACGGAGACAGCTAGAGGAGAAAGTGGACTCGGTACGGAATGGTTACCTTCGTGTGTTGGAGAGAAAACTAGCAGAAATCCCAAAACAAATCGGTGCAATTAAAGAAAACGCCGAAAACGTGGTTGTGGATATAATACAACGGTCTGAATGTATCAAAGACCAAATTGACGTAATTAAGGCCGAAATGATAAAGGATGTTCATTCTAAGGAATCCCTCGGTCTGGCCAGACTTGAGAATTTCCGGACAGAGCTGGAGAAGGAGTTATTGGCTGTTAGTGAGAGTATAAAAAGGACACAGCAAATATTAAAACAAGGAACTGATGTTGAGATAGTATCTATAAGTAAAATATCTCATGAGTTACTTGACAGTCTGGAGTCAGGACGGTCACTGCCAAAACTACAGAAGTTGGATGTTGCGTTTGAGACAGGGGACCTTGCACTTGACATGCTGAGAAATGGATTCGGACACTGTTCGACCAGAAACTCTGGTTTCAGTTGGTCTCGTTCTGTCTCCATGTGCCAGGGTCATCCACAAGATGTACAAATCAATCTTTTGTCGGAATTCCATTGCCCTGTCGTAGCAGATGAAGATAATGACGATGATTTTGTGAATGAATCTGTCCAAGCTATGACGCCCTTGTCCGGAGAACAGATAGCTGTTTGTTATGGCTGCGAATCTGACCGCGTCGTGTTCATGGACGGAAAAGGACATGCCACCAGCAGTTTACGAGTTGGTGTAATGATTGATGATCTGGTACAACGTAATGACCACTCTGTCGTTATGACGTGCTTTCAGGATCGTTCAATTAGGGCAATTGAGGACAACGGTAATGTTCGAGAGCTCGTGTCGACCGAGCATTATCCGCGTGGTCTGGCAGTCGCGTCTGACGGAAGCCTTCTTGTGTGTTTAATGGACCAGTATTCTACGTCCGTCACCAAGACAAGTAAACGCATGGTAGCCAGGttaaacagtcagggtcaacaGGTGCAGGCGTATGAATACACGGACGGAAACAAGCGTCTCTTCACGAGGCCTTATCGTGTTGTGGAGAACATCAATGGCGACAtctgtgttacagacaaaaCGTCAATGGGTTCAGGGCGAGTCGTGGTGCTAGATAGTCTTGGAAATCTCAGATTTATTTACGACGGGAGGTCTGCGTCAGCTGGGGAAAGACCATTCTCGCCATGTGGCATCGTGTGTGATAGCTACGGCAGACTGCTTATCGCTGATACCAATAATCACTGCGTACACATCGTGGACAAACATGGTCAGTTCGTCAGCTTCCTTTTGCGGAAAGAAGACGGTATAACATGCCCCACATCACTCGTTCTTAATGGCGAGGGGAAATTGTGGGTTGGAAACGAAAATGGACAAGTGAAGGTATACCAATACCTATAG